The Desulfonatronovibrio hydrogenovorans DSM 9292 genome includes a window with the following:
- a CDS encoding HDOD domain-containing protein, giving the protein MFEDSSGSGLTQVVTGSGMRDLIKKIEDLPVIPPVGVKALTLSLRDDADLENLGRIIESDPVLTASILRLVNNARTGLMEKVATVRQAMALAGLNQVRCALLGVMFRDHLSANSQEINKDASQLWAHSLLAAVIARSASRVTYPHLQEAAFVAALLHDIGKAVIMEVFPDSHLSIEQERKKRDISWMEAEQEILDTNHCLVGMTLARQWNLPGFIIDCIWFHHHFEASDVPTGNKRLLSLVMAANRLAHDIFCDCPSGNGYFSSGARTLSQAGLKDQDIERLMDEATKEYSEKAAFFNLEDDMSLVFQGVVQKANKKLSNMGLELESKNRCLARSNQLLDMAGNLSLRLNPVLDRQTLFDEVAGLFSEFQPIKAGCFYVMEPEPRELEGVAWMEGGRKRRLLCFLNKEGQPVWEHDDQRIPADLKKILSSYRSRCGFKGSQSYNAQPPFHVFSFRTKEGMFGELCVFPGQDFQDIHEQQGKVFFQMSQILGSTLERIALYEQLERRSEELSQAVWKNRQMNLQLMQTERLAAVGQLAAGAAHEINNPLAIISARAQLLQLKEKDEKRKKELALISDQIDRISKILSNLMDFARPTPPTLQDTHVHQVLDRVLELTESGFKKHGIKVAKNYEQEVGHLKADSGQLEQVFLNLLINAQHAMEKKGGVLKIKTSLSSDRKNVIISVQDQGEGISRDNLKKIFDPFFTTKEEGKGTGLGLSTSYGIINSHFGSIDIFSEQGKGTTVNIELPVNIADLRPAFSGDRVAGPGANEQMRPRVLVVDDEEHIREVLKEALEDRDMIVETADNGQKGLEKLLSRRFDLLLLDIKMPMRDGLSLLREIRKADERLPVIVITGMASHEEMSEALGHGNCKCMRKPFHIKTLMAQINDSLTGQG; this is encoded by the coding sequence ATGTTTGAAGACAGTTCTGGTTCAGGGCTGACACAGGTGGTCACTGGCTCCGGCATGCGGGACTTGATTAAAAAAATTGAAGATCTGCCCGTGATTCCGCCGGTAGGAGTCAAGGCCCTGACCCTTTCTCTCAGGGATGATGCTGACCTGGAAAATTTGGGCAGGATCATTGAGTCAGATCCGGTCCTTACCGCCAGCATTCTCAGACTGGTCAACAATGCCCGCACTGGACTTATGGAAAAAGTAGCCACTGTGAGGCAGGCCATGGCCCTGGCCGGGCTTAACCAGGTCCGGTGTGCACTTCTGGGAGTGATGTTCAGGGACCACCTGTCCGCCAACAGTCAGGAAATCAACAAAGACGCCAGTCAGCTCTGGGCTCATAGTCTGCTTGCTGCTGTGATTGCAAGAAGCGCATCCAGGGTGACTTATCCCCATCTTCAGGAAGCAGCTTTTGTGGCGGCCCTTTTACATGATATCGGCAAGGCTGTGATAATGGAGGTCTTTCCAGACAGTCATCTGAGTATTGAGCAGGAAAGAAAAAAAAGGGACATCAGCTGGATGGAGGCTGAACAGGAGATCCTGGACACCAACCACTGCCTGGTAGGCATGACCCTGGCCAGACAGTGGAATTTACCCGGATTTATCATTGACTGCATCTGGTTTCATCATCACTTTGAAGCCAGTGACGTGCCCACTGGAAACAAAAGACTCCTCAGTCTGGTGATGGCCGCCAACAGGCTGGCCCACGATATATTCTGTGATTGTCCTTCAGGTAACGGATACTTCTCGTCCGGGGCCAGAACTCTGTCCCAGGCAGGACTCAAAGACCAGGATATTGAAAGGCTGATGGATGAAGCCACAAAGGAGTATTCGGAAAAAGCTGCTTTTTTTAACCTTGAGGATGATATGAGTCTTGTTTTTCAGGGCGTCGTCCAGAAGGCAAATAAAAAGCTTTCCAATATGGGACTGGAGCTGGAAAGCAAGAACAGGTGCCTTGCCAGGAGCAACCAGCTTCTGGATATGGCCGGAAACTTGAGCCTCCGGCTGAACCCTGTTCTGGATCGACAGACCCTTTTTGACGAGGTTGCCGGGTTATTCAGCGAATTCCAACCCATTAAGGCCGGATGTTTTTATGTGATGGAACCAGAGCCAAGGGAGCTGGAAGGGGTAGCCTGGATGGAAGGGGGGCGTAAAAGAAGGCTCCTCTGCTTTTTGAATAAGGAGGGCCAGCCGGTCTGGGAGCATGATGACCAGAGAATTCCAGCGGACCTCAAGAAGATTCTTTCCAGTTACAGGTCAAGGTGCGGATTCAAGGGATCACAGTCCTACAATGCCCAACCACCGTTTCATGTCTTCAGTTTCCGGACTAAAGAGGGAATGTTCGGAGAGTTATGCGTATTTCCCGGACAGGACTTTCAGGACATCCATGAGCAGCAGGGCAAGGTCTTTTTTCAGATGAGCCAGATCCTGGGTTCCACCCTGGAAAGGATCGCCCTTTATGAACAGCTGGAAAGAAGGTCTGAAGAACTGAGCCAGGCCGTGTGGAAAAACCGGCAGATGAACCTTCAGCTCATGCAGACTGAACGTCTTGCTGCAGTGGGTCAGCTGGCAGCCGGGGCAGCCCATGAGATCAATAACCCTCTGGCCATTATTTCTGCCAGAGCCCAACTTCTGCAGCTCAAGGAAAAGGATGAAAAAAGAAAAAAGGAACTGGCACTTATTTCCGACCAGATCGACAGGATCAGCAAGATACTTTCCAACCTAATGGATTTTGCCAGGCCCACCCCCCCGACTTTGCAGGACACCCATGTTCATCAGGTTCTGGACCGGGTCCTGGAACTTACTGAAAGCGGGTTTAAAAAGCATGGCATCAAGGTGGCCAAGAATTACGAACAGGAGGTGGGTCACCTCAAAGCTGATTCAGGACAGCTGGAGCAGGTTTTTCTGAATCTGTTGATAAACGCCCAGCATGCCATGGAAAAAAAAGGTGGTGTCCTGAAAATTAAAACAAGCCTGTCCAGTGACCGCAAAAATGTGATTATCAGCGTTCAGGACCAGGGAGAGGGCATATCCAGAGACAACCTGAAAAAAATTTTCGATCCATTTTTTACCACCAAAGAGGAAGGCAAAGGGACCGGGCTTGGACTGTCCACTTCTTACGGGATCATCAACAGTCATTTTGGAAGCATTGATATCTTCAGTGAACAGGGTAAAGGAACCACGGTCAATATTGAACTTCCGGTAAATATTGCTGACCTCAGACCGGCTTTTTCCGGGGACCGGGTTGCCGGACCAGGCGCAAATGAGCAGATGAGGCCCAGAGTGCTGGTGGTGGATGATGAGGAACATATCAGGGAAGTATTAAAAGAAGCCCTTGAAGACAGGGACATGATTGTTGAAACTGCGGACAATGGGCAGAAGGGGCTGGAAAAACTGTTGAGCAGGCGTTTTGACCTGCTTCTGCTGGATATCAAAATGCCCATGCGGGACGGCCTGTCCCTTTTGCGGGAAATAAGGAAGGCTGATGAACGACTTCCAGTCATTGTGATCACAGGCATGGCCTCTCACGAAGAAATGAGTGAAGCTTTGGGACACGGCAATTGTAAATGCATGCGTAAGCCTTTCCACATCAAGACGCTGATGGCCCAGATAAATGACAGCCTGACCGGGCAGGGCTGA
- a CDS encoding methyl-accepting chemotaxis protein → MYDFLKNHLAFRYIGCVVIILFIFFTGFGIYLHKTQEQRELENNTAISKASLENISLALRDWIEFQVNLVSIIAKSEEVISACKNPTDQFIVARAQQYLQTIHDTYGFYENIPLAAHIPGGGSFDLEVGGQTRTIKDGTFFTDTVNGNTLGRGGTQMSFIQATRQGQEYFISEVYPSLLRGNPIFVIAAPVVDNGKYVGTAILAPQMDYFTDIFISKTGIGETGHLFFIDDRGQFIAHQDQQMILNQDARTKAGFVDRILKGEYDFLSDQGTDQTYRYLSLDIDIPQEHIKHGWTLIASQALEEIMSHADESRKKLFYAGIFLLLTLTALLYFLTDILVTRPLSKVVGHAREIEQGNLNAQMDLQRSDEIGLLADNLKKMTARIMEKMQEAEEQTNLAKQESERARVATDQARQAKDQAEKAKREGMLDAASQLEEIVSRVSSASEELSAQVEQSSRGAEEQKSRTTETATAMEQMNATILEVAQSSSSAASGADKARDEAKEGARIVDDSIKSIARVQEMSRSVKNSLDELGSQATQIDRIMDVIEDIADQTNLLALNAAIEAARAGDAGRGFAVVADEVRKLAEKTMNATQEVDQVIASIQNGAKANIDGMDRAVAAVDEAISLADNSGDALKKIVELVEDVADQVRNIATATEEQSSASEEVNRSIEDINRIAAETADVMEQSSKAISELAQQAGELQNLIQELKNTR, encoded by the coding sequence ATGTATGATTTCCTGAAAAATCACTTGGCTTTTCGGTATATCGGCTGTGTTGTGATCATTCTGTTCATTTTTTTTACCGGGTTCGGGATATACCTGCACAAAACCCAGGAACAGCGAGAACTGGAAAACAACACTGCCATCAGTAAAGCATCCCTGGAAAACATCTCTCTTGCCCTCAGGGACTGGATCGAATTCCAGGTGAATCTGGTTTCGATAATTGCCAAATCCGAAGAGGTGATTAGTGCGTGCAAAAACCCGACTGATCAATTCATTGTAGCCAGAGCTCAGCAATACCTCCAGACTATTCACGACACCTACGGTTTCTACGAAAACATTCCTCTTGCTGCCCACATTCCCGGTGGTGGATCTTTTGATCTGGAGGTGGGTGGTCAGACTAGGACCATCAAAGACGGAACTTTTTTCACTGACACTGTAAATGGCAACACATTGGGCAGGGGCGGAACCCAAATGAGCTTTATCCAGGCCACCCGGCAAGGTCAGGAATACTTTATAAGTGAAGTTTACCCCAGTCTGCTCAGGGGCAATCCCATATTTGTCATAGCTGCACCGGTAGTGGACAATGGCAAGTATGTTGGAACAGCCATTCTGGCCCCTCAGATGGACTACTTTACCGACATATTCATCAGCAAGACCGGCATCGGGGAAACCGGCCATCTTTTTTTCATTGATGACCGGGGGCAATTCATCGCCCACCAGGACCAACAGATGATTTTAAACCAAGATGCCAGAACCAAGGCCGGTTTTGTAGACCGAATTCTCAAGGGGGAATACGACTTTCTTTCCGATCAAGGTACTGATCAAACCTACAGGTATCTTTCCCTGGACATCGACATCCCGCAAGAACACATCAAGCATGGGTGGACTCTCATTGCTTCACAGGCTCTTGAAGAAATCATGTCTCATGCTGACGAATCAAGAAAAAAACTGTTCTACGCAGGTATTTTTTTACTTTTGACTCTCACTGCTCTGCTCTATTTTTTGACTGATATACTTGTCACCAGACCCCTCTCCAAGGTGGTAGGTCATGCACGTGAAATAGAGCAGGGCAACCTCAACGCCCAGATGGATTTACAGCGCAGCGACGAAATCGGACTTCTGGCAGACAACCTTAAAAAAATGACCGCTCGGATCATGGAAAAGATGCAGGAGGCTGAGGAGCAGACAAACCTGGCCAAACAGGAATCAGAAAGGGCCAGGGTGGCCACGGACCAGGCCAGACAAGCCAAAGACCAGGCGGAAAAGGCCAAAAGGGAAGGGATGCTGGATGCTGCTTCCCAGCTTGAGGAAATCGTCAGTCGGGTCAGCTCGGCTTCAGAAGAGCTTTCAGCCCAGGTGGAGCAGTCCAGCCGGGGAGCTGAGGAACAGAAAAGCAGGACAACCGAGACAGCAACTGCCATGGAACAGATGAATGCCACCATTCTGGAGGTGGCCCAGAGCTCTTCCAGTGCAGCCAGTGGAGCAGACAAAGCCAGGGACGAGGCCAAGGAAGGGGCAAGAATTGTGGACGATTCCATAAAGTCCATTGCCAGGGTCCAGGAAATGTCCCGTTCAGTCAAAAACAGTCTGGATGAACTTGGCAGCCAGGCCACCCAGATCGACAGAATCATGGATGTGATTGAAGATATTGCTGACCAGACCAACCTTCTGGCCTTGAACGCTGCCATTGAGGCTGCCAGGGCTGGTGATGCAGGCCGGGGCTTTGCTGTGGTGGCTGATGAAGTGCGGAAGCTGGCTGAAAAGACCATGAATGCCACCCAGGAAGTAGACCAAGTCATTGCTTCCATTCAGAACGGAGCCAAGGCCAATATTGACGGCATGGACCGGGCTGTGGCTGCAGTTGATGAAGCCATTTCCCTGGCTGATAATTCCGGTGATGCCCTGAAAAAGATTGTTGAACTGGTGGAGGATGTGGCGGACCAGGTCAGAAACATTGCCACAGCCACAGAAGAACAGTCATCTGCCAGTGAAGAGGTTAACAGGAGCATTGAGGATATTAACCGCATTGCAGCTGAAACCGCTGATGTCATGGAGCAGTCGTCCAAAGCCATCAGCGAACTGGCCCAGCAGGCCGGTGAACTGCAGAACCTCATCCAGGAGCTCAAGAACACCAGGTAG
- a CDS encoding archease codes for MNWCLYDHMADMGIQGQGANPETAFANAVLALNAIVTDLDVISPDMVLTVTCQEQDLELLFFDFINEVIFLISSRKMLFSRARVRINGPHLKAWLYGQRIDPDKHDPAVEIKGASFNGLMVQPNEQGVWVARCIVDV; via the coding sequence ATGAACTGGTGCCTCTACGACCATATGGCCGACATGGGTATTCAAGGCCAGGGGGCAAATCCGGAAACAGCTTTTGCCAATGCTGTCCTGGCTTTGAATGCCATAGTTACGGATCTGGACGTGATATCTCCAGATATGGTCCTGACCGTTACCTGCCAGGAACAGGACCTGGAGCTCCTTTTCTTTGATTTCATCAATGAGGTAATTTTTCTCATATCCTCCCGGAAGATGCTCTTTTCCCGGGCCAGGGTCCGGATCAATGGTCCCCATCTCAAAGCCTGGCTTTACGGCCAGCGGATTGATCCGGATAAACATGATCCAGCTGTTGAAATCAAAGGGGCCAGTTTCAACGGTCTTATGGTTCAACCCAATGAGCAGGGGGTCTGGGTTGCCAGATGCATTGTTGATGTTTAG
- a CDS encoding CobW family GTP-binding protein, which translates to MFDHENPRHKSHEGTFSLYYFPNDEDNLLELFPLGILALVKDTAYQKKIGRFPLFKDNLFLFYIGELAVKVEDSLSCLEITLSSLTRRQVRSVDGVAVPGGWLVPPNGNESNVPSWRLSFRLFKSLAATVSNALGISPAMTRLSNEPGFYMEMNRKGIKPVRSDQIRQLSIKLNYGHKKTGSSEDKSCFYIPANFQNQPWNLNLTGSTVSSEKEQGQTDFIIFSGFLGAGKTTLIKGLLELEQQKNRLVAVIQNEIGQEGLDGKLIKGECVVEEMDEGCICCTLTGQLRRGLKKIISEHAPNLIILETSGLANPENIICNFSDIADLVKSAPVVAVVDGLNFCAVTGSSRLPLMQIRAADIIIVNKSELVDHHQLADIKGQINRINANAEVILTVKGHAPWREILKKINKIAPREQASQKDISKSSNIMLPVFGKATGLDHQKEGFKSKTFELDQALSRKKIMDILTSTAQLAFRVKGIVDLESPQGPHLVQKTGTQIKVEPLPFPKTQKRFLVFIGFEVDKIETLA; encoded by the coding sequence ATGTTTGACCATGAAAACCCAAGACATAAATCCCATGAAGGTACCTTTTCCCTGTATTACTTTCCAAACGATGAGGATAACCTTCTGGAATTATTCCCCTTAGGCATCCTGGCCCTGGTCAAGGATACTGCTTACCAAAAAAAAATCGGCCGGTTCCCCCTGTTCAAGGATAATCTTTTTCTATTTTACATCGGGGAGCTAGCCGTTAAAGTAGAGGATTCCCTGTCTTGCCTGGAAATCACCCTTTCTTCCCTCACCCGCAGGCAGGTCCGATCAGTTGACGGCGTGGCCGTACCCGGTGGATGGCTTGTCCCTCCGAACGGCAATGAAAGTAATGTCCCTTCCTGGAGGTTAAGCTTCCGCCTGTTCAAATCCCTGGCCGCAACCGTAAGTAATGCTCTGGGAATAAGCCCTGCAATGACCAGACTATCCAACGAGCCTGGTTTCTACATGGAAATGAATCGTAAAGGAATAAAGCCTGTTCGGTCGGATCAAATACGTCAATTGTCTATAAAGCTTAATTACGGCCACAAGAAGACCGGCTCATCTGAAGATAAGAGCTGCTTCTACATACCGGCAAATTTTCAGAATCAACCCTGGAACCTCAATTTGACCGGATCCACAGTAAGTTCAGAGAAAGAGCAGGGCCAGACTGACTTCATTATCTTCAGTGGATTTCTGGGGGCTGGCAAAACCACACTGATCAAAGGCCTGCTGGAGCTGGAACAACAGAAGAATCGTCTGGTGGCGGTTATCCAGAATGAAATTGGTCAGGAGGGACTTGATGGAAAACTGATCAAGGGTGAATGCGTTGTCGAAGAGATGGACGAAGGATGCATCTGTTGCACCCTGACCGGGCAGCTCAGGCGGGGATTGAAAAAGATTATTTCTGAGCATGCTCCAAATTTGATCATCCTGGAAACTAGCGGACTGGCCAATCCAGAAAACATCATCTGTAACTTTTCCGATATAGCCGACCTGGTCAAATCTGCCCCAGTCGTTGCCGTTGTGGACGGGCTGAACTTCTGTGCAGTGACCGGTTCCAGCCGTCTTCCTTTAATGCAAATCCGGGCAGCGGACATCATAATAGTCAACAAATCAGAACTGGTGGATCACCATCAACTGGCTGACATCAAAGGTCAAATAAACCGAATAAATGCCAATGCGGAAGTTATTCTAACCGTCAAAGGGCATGCACCATGGAGAGAAATATTAAAAAAAATCAACAAAATAGCCCCGAGAGAGCAGGCCAGCCAAAAAGACATCTCCAAAAGTTCAAACATTATGCTGCCAGTATTCGGGAAAGCTACAGGTCTGGACCATCAGAAGGAAGGCTTTAAAAGCAAAACCTTCGAACTTGACCAGGCTTTGAGCAGAAAAAAAATTATGGACATCCTCACCAGTACGGCCCAACTGGCCTTTAGAGTCAAGGGAATAGTCGACCTGGAGAGCCCCCAGGGACCTCACCTGGTCCAAAAAACCGGAACACAAATCAAGGTCGAACCCTTGCCCTTTCCAAAAACACAAAAGAGGTTTCTTGTCTTCATTGGTTTCGAGGTTGATAAAATCGAGACCCTGGCTTGA
- a CDS encoding twin-arginine translocation signal domain-containing protein: MSNQKKSLNRRDFIKGASVGALGGLFATMGVYSYSPWRKNHLPEIQRSMTDIGTCRRVKITNISETSWFDNAKLMGDIHGAGGLLVNQYLFNWPPFGDGGPLARGSYQKGIEKIKHLLPHDLDKAWSIAEKNSIHPENAGGFAALIEVEGMDGSITKYLLDSGWSFKWMDDCFKREGVDQMLEAGEIQALFISHEHFDHFWGLPVTYKYDPGITTYIPAGFYPEGLQYIKDSGHKGELKTIPAGLHRVQPGMALYSFGVPIICRVFGEQSLYFNVKDLGLVSVTGCCHQGIIQFADTAYRELKYENDQLHGIYGGLHISPFEDWDPKYDDLVIAMEDWGFEKIGCNHCTGIVTARKFLDMGYNVVEGSARHGSVDPAYLGNGDVIEFKA, from the coding sequence ATGAGTAATCAAAAAAAATCCCTTAATCGCAGGGACTTTATCAAGGGTGCCTCAGTAGGAGCCCTGGGAGGACTATTTGCAACCATGGGTGTTTATTCGTACTCGCCCTGGCGGAAAAACCACCTGCCCGAAATTCAGAGGAGCATGACCGATATCGGGACCTGCAGGAGGGTTAAAATTACCAACATCTCTGAAACGAGCTGGTTCGACAATGCCAAGCTCATGGGAGACATCCACGGAGCAGGGGGACTGCTGGTTAACCAATATCTCTTCAATTGGCCGCCTTTTGGAGATGGGGGTCCCTTAGCCAGAGGGTCCTACCAAAAGGGCATTGAAAAGATAAAGCACCTCTTACCCCACGACCTGGATAAAGCCTGGTCCATAGCAGAGAAAAATTCCATCCACCCGGAAAATGCCGGTGGTTTTGCCGCCTTGATAGAAGTGGAAGGCATGGACGGATCCATCACTAAATATCTCCTCGATTCGGGCTGGTCATTCAAATGGATGGACGACTGCTTTAAGCGTGAAGGAGTAGACCAAATGCTGGAGGCAGGAGAGATTCAAGCCCTGTTCATTTCCCATGAACACTTTGACCACTTCTGGGGCCTGCCTGTAACCTACAAGTATGATCCTGGGATAACCACTTATATTCCTGCTGGATTTTATCCTGAGGGCCTCCAGTACATTAAAGACAGCGGACACAAAGGGGAACTCAAGACCATTCCCGCTGGGCTGCACCGAGTTCAACCGGGCATGGCCCTTTACTCCTTTGGTGTCCCCATCATCTGCCGTGTTTTCGGAGAACAGTCCCTGTACTTTAATGTCAAGGACCTGGGACTTGTTTCAGTAACCGGCTGCTGCCATCAGGGAATCATTCAGTTTGCTGATACCGCATACCGCGAACTGAAATATGAAAACGACCAGCTTCACGGAATTTACGGCGGACTGCACATATCTCCGTTTGAAGACTGGGATCCCAAATACGATGACCTGGTAATTGCCATGGAAGACTGGGGGTTTGAGAAAATCGGTTGCAACCATTGCACTGGAATAGTTACTGCCAGGAAATTTCTGGATATGGGCTATAACGTTGTGGAAGGTTCAGCCAGACACGGATCAGTAGACCCAGCCTATCTCGGCAACGGTGATGTCATTGAATTCAAGGCGTAA
- a CDS encoding AAA family ATPase: protein MTRRKTRIISIASGKGGAGKTTLAVNLAWSLWSKGGKVCLVDADLGLSNVDVVLGLEPGATLEDVVLKNQPLSSAITVVRPGFDVISGGSGVSALADLPVEKRKSFLEKLSGLSGYDFILLDNSPGINRQVVSFCLAAREIIMVINPEPSSVTDGYALLKVLKQNNMHQVPMLLFNRVPEGLDVHRLMNRFAGTCKKFLNLELAFLGGIPDDPAFRSASAQLKTLVSLNPVSPGAMAISRTAGLMVTHPRARTFKVDPRDFWEKSLVNIIQRASPDPPARRNSPGGSESLEALLAHAEKLVRTIEEKGIRKLSAVPGALEKVRKFKKVLDEIVLDPVQTTPSENPGLKQLRVGLLCPDESLRSMLEEILREKGHLPQLPGEKGFQDGLIPDILLCSMGKPDTDYLRALDNYKDIPCIWLSEYKKQVPGWAASIKPVSILEKPFTLDKIYLAVEEAAS, encoded by the coding sequence ATGACCAGAAGAAAAACCAGAATAATATCCATTGCCAGCGGCAAAGGCGGGGCAGGCAAGACAACCCTGGCGGTTAACCTGGCCTGGAGCCTGTGGAGCAAGGGCGGCAAAGTCTGTCTTGTTGATGCTGATCTTGGACTGTCCAATGTTGATGTGGTCCTGGGTCTTGAGCCCGGGGCAACCCTGGAGGATGTCGTCCTCAAGAACCAGCCCCTTTCGTCAGCCATTACCGTTGTCCGGCCCGGCTTTGATGTGATCTCCGGTGGCTCAGGAGTTTCAGCTCTGGCAGACCTTCCGGTCGAAAAGAGAAAGTCTTTTCTGGAAAAATTATCCGGACTTTCAGGTTATGACTTCATCCTGCTGGATAATTCCCCGGGCATAAACAGGCAGGTTGTCTCCTTCTGTCTGGCTGCCCGGGAGATCATCATGGTGATCAATCCTGAGCCGTCTTCTGTCACCGACGGGTATGCCCTGCTCAAAGTGCTCAAACAAAACAACATGCATCAGGTTCCCATGCTCCTGTTCAACCGGGTGCCCGAAGGTCTTGACGTTCACCGGCTGATGAACCGTTTTGCCGGTACTTGTAAAAAGTTTTTAAACCTGGAGCTTGCCTTTTTGGGCGGGATTCCGGATGATCCTGCCTTCAGATCAGCTTCGGCTCAATTAAAAACCCTGGTCTCATTGAATCCAGTATCTCCTGGAGCAATGGCCATCTCCAGGACAGCCGGACTGATGGTGACCCACCCCAGGGCCAGGACATTTAAAGTGGATCCCAGGGACTTCTGGGAAAAGTCACTGGTAAATATTATTCAAAGGGCTTCTCCTGATCCGCCTGCTCGCCGCAATTCCCCAGGTGGAAGCGAATCTCTGGAAGCACTTCTGGCACATGCGGAAAAACTTGTCAGGACCATTGAGGAAAAGGGGATCAGAAAGCTGTCTGCAGTGCCCGGAGCCCTGGAAAAAGTCAGAAAATTTAAGAAAGTCCTGGACGAGATCGTCCTTGATCCTGTCCAGACAACTCCATCTGAGAACCCTGGCCTAAAACAGCTTAGAGTTGGTCTTTTGTGTCCGGATGAGTCCCTGCGGAGCATGCTGGAAGAGATATTAAGGGAAAAAGGGCACCTTCCTCAGCTCCCTGGGGAAAAGGGGTTCCAGGACGGTCTGATTCCGGACATCCTGCTTTGCTCCATGGGCAAGCCTGACACGGATTATTTGAGAGCCTTGGATAATTACAAAGATATCCCCTGTATCTGGCTTTCTGAATATAAAAAGCAGGTTCCAGGATGGGCGGCAAGCATCAAGCCGGTCAGTATCCTGGAAAAGCCCTTTACCCTGGACAAGATTTACCTGGCTGTTGAAGAGGCTGCTTCTTGA
- a CDS encoding RtcB family protein produces MNTSRLQKIAPHIFQVEPEGRMRVPALFFADKDLLEGMDDKVLDQLTNVASLPGISVPAMAMPDAHWGYGFPIGGVGAFDPELDGVISAGGVGFDIACGVRTIVTGIHKQEILNNQKTLADRLFQSIPAGLGSTGSIKIAGKEMDRMLSRGAEWAIKKGFGRKKDLERMEDRGTAPGARPEFVSDKARKRQENEMGTLGSGNHYLEVQSIDEIFDRQKADLFGLKKDDVVISIHCGSRGLGHQVATDYMRTMVAEAARNKIHLPDRDLAWARINSRVGQEYLGAMRAAMNCAMANRQIITHLVRETITPIFPDACLDLLYDVSHNTCREEYHTVDNKKTRLFVHRKGATRALGPGNPELPLDFMEAGQPVLIGGSMGTSSFILVGTARGMELSLGSACHGAGRSMSRKQAEKRFRRAGIIDQLMAQGIEIRGHSFRGLAEEAPQAYKDVNRVVQVTHDAGLAAQVARLSPLICIKG; encoded by the coding sequence ATGAACACAAGCCGCTTGCAGAAAATCGCACCCCATATCTTTCAGGTGGAGCCTGAAGGTCGAATGCGGGTTCCGGCTCTTTTTTTCGCAGATAAAGACCTGCTTGAGGGTATGGATGACAAAGTTCTGGACCAGCTGACCAATGTCGCCTCTCTTCCTGGAATTTCTGTCCCGGCCATGGCCATGCCCGATGCGCACTGGGGTTACGGTTTTCCCATTGGAGGAGTTGGAGCCTTTGATCCGGAACTGGACGGGGTAATCTCTGCAGGAGGTGTTGGTTTTGATATTGCCTGCGGAGTGAGGACGATCGTTACAGGAATCCATAAGCAGGAAATCCTGAACAATCAAAAAACGCTGGCTGATCGGCTCTTTCAAAGCATTCCAGCAGGCCTGGGATCAACCGGAAGCATAAAAATTGCCGGAAAAGAAATGGACCGCATGCTTTCCAGAGGGGCTGAATGGGCGATAAAAAAAGGCTTTGGCCGAAAAAAAGACCTGGAAAGGATGGAGGACCGCGGTACTGCTCCAGGAGCCAGACCGGAATTTGTTTCAGACAAGGCCAGAAAAAGACAGGAAAATGAAATGGGCACACTGGGTTCGGGCAACCACTACCTGGAAGTCCAGAGTATTGACGAGATATTTGACAGACAAAAGGCTGACCTTTTCGGCCTGAAAAAAGACGATGTGGTAATCAGTATTCATTGCGGTTCCAGGGGACTCGGCCATCAGGTGGCAACTGATTATATGCGGACCATGGTTGCTGAGGCAGCCAGGAATAAAATTCACCTTCCGGACAGGGATCTTGCCTGGGCCAGGATCAATTCCAGGGTAGGTCAGGAATATCTGGGAGCCATGCGAGCGGCCATGAACTGCGCCATGGCCAACAGACAGATTATCACCCACCTGGTCAGGGAGACCATTACCCCTATCTTCCCGGATGCCTGCCTTGATCTTTTGTACGATGTTTCCCACAATACCTGTCGTGAAGAATATCATACTGTAGACAATAAAAAGACAAGACTCTTTGTCCACCGGAAAGGGGCCACCAGAGCCCTGGGTCCTGGCAACCCTGAACTGCCTCTGGACTTTATGGAGGCTGGCCAGCCTGTGCTCATTGGCGGGAGCATGGGAACATCTTCTTTCATCCTGGTGGGCACGGCCAGAGGTATGGAGCTGAGCCTTGGCTCTGCCTGCCATGGCGCCGGACGGTCCATGAGCAGAAAGCAGGCCGAAAAGAGATTCAGACGAGCTGGAATCATTGATCAACTGATGGCCCAGGGCATTGAAATTCGGGGACACTCATTCCGGGGACTGGCTGAGGAAGCTCCTCAAGCCTACAAGGATGTTAACCGGGTTGTCCAGGTCACCCATGATGCCGGGCTGGCCGCCCAGGTCGCCCGTTTAAGTCCGCTCATCTGCATAAAAGGGTAA